The Microcella flavibacter DNA segment GGGCATCGATCCGCGCGGCCCGCGCTTCGGCGCAGCGATCACGGCGGTGCTGCTGCTCGTCGTGCTCGCGCTCGGCCTGAGCGGGGCATCCCTCGCCGCCGGCGGCCTGCTCGCCGTGCTCGTCGCGATCTTCGCCTGGGGCGCCTTCGCGGGCATCCGCCGGCACCCGTGGGGCGCGCTCTACAAGGCTGTGGTGGCCCCGCGCCTGGCGCCGCCGACCGACCGTGAGGACCCGGCCGCGCCGACGTTCGCGCAGCTCGTGGGCTTCATCATCACGGGCATCGGCCTCGTGCTGCACCTGCTGGGCGTGCCCG contains these protein-coding regions:
- a CDS encoding DUF4395 domain-containing protein, which codes for MSAATGGAPAGTAPAAQGIDPRGPRFGAAITAVLLLVVLALGLSGASLAAGGLLAVLVAIFAWGAFAGIRRHPWGALYKAVVAPRLAPPTDREDPAAPTFAQLVGFIITGIGLVLHLLGVPGALVVAAGMAFVAAFLNAVFDYCLGCQLYVLLVRAGLIRPRRAVA